Proteins from one Capricornis sumatraensis isolate serow.1 chromosome 2, serow.2, whole genome shotgun sequence genomic window:
- the CPLX2 gene encoding complexin-2, which produces MDFVMKQALGGATKDMGKMLGGEEEKDPDAQKKEEERQEALRQQEEERKAKHARMEAEREKVRQQIRDKYGLKKKEEKEAEEKAALEQPCEGSLTRPKKAIPAGCGDEEEEEEESILDTVLKYLPGPLQDMFKK; this is translated from the exons ATGGACTTCGTCATGAAGCAGGCCCTTGGAG GGGCCACCAAGGACATGGGGAAGATGCTGGgcggagaggaggagaaggaccCTGATGcacagaagaaggaagaggagcgGCAGGAGGCCCTTCGGCAGCAAGAGGAGGAGCGCAAGGCCAAGCACGCCCGCATGGAGGCCGAGCGTGAGAAGGTCCGGCAGCAGATACGAGACAAG tATGGGctgaagaagaaggaggagaaggaggccgAGGAGAAGGCGGCCCTGGAGCAGCCCTGCGAGGGGAGCCTGACCCGGCCCAAGAAGGCCATCCCGGCAGGCTGCggggacgaggaggaggaggaggaggagagcatCCTGGACACGGTGCTCAAATACCTGCCCGGGCCGCTGCAGGACATGTTCAAGAAGTAA